One window of Verrucomicrobiota bacterium genomic DNA carries:
- a CDS encoding Fic family protein yields MVGNVYRGAPPDDCPLLVDRLCEWFSSSDFSPLKGLETVYAIVKTVVAHLYLAWIHPFDDGNGRTSRLVEFYLLLHAGIPSPAAHLLSNHYNQTRTEYYRQLRNASASGGNISCHSFIMRFADWSAA; encoded by the coding sequence GTGGTGGGAAACGTATACCGGGGTGCCCCGCCCGACGATTGCCCTCTGCTGGTTGATCGACTGTGCGAATGGTTTTCCAGCAGCGATTTCTCGCCTCTGAAGGGGCTGGAGACAGTTTACGCCATCGTCAAAACCGTTGTGGCTCACCTATATCTAGCGTGGATTCACCCTTTCGATGATGGCAATGGGCGCACCTCGAGACTGGTCGAATTTTACTTACTCCTGCATGCCGGCATCCCGTCGCCGGCGGCTCACTTACTGAGCAACCATTACAATCAAACGCGCACCGAATATTATCGGCAACTCAGAAATGCCAGCGCTTCAGGCGGAAACATATCTTGCCATTCGTTCATTATGCGGTTCGCGGATTGGTCGGCGGCCTAA
- a CDS encoding sugar kinase produces MNDSAFDVVTFGEAMLLLSPLDLPNLEMAASLHLSVGGAESNAAIGLARLGHRVSWVSRLGADPFGSRVLKVIRGEGIDVNRVQRDPVAPTGLMFKEVRPGNATKVFYYRKNSAATALRPEQFAGLAARYLFVTGITPAISPSNRELTLAVVDQFRATGAKIVFDPNMRFRLWGAKEARPVLLELARRADVLLPSQVEAELLAETNDLDRARERLLELGPTQVAIKLGGEGARFADGPRRGTVPPFAVPEVDPVGAGDAFCAGVISGLLDKVDFPDAVRRGAALGAFCVACQGDYAGLPTRAELETFLAGQTEPGR; encoded by the coding sequence CTGCTTTCTCCTCTCGATCTGCCTAACCTTGAAATGGCCGCAAGCCTCCATCTGTCGGTCGGGGGGGCGGAATCCAACGCCGCCATCGGTTTGGCCCGGCTGGGACACCGGGTGAGCTGGGTCAGCCGGCTCGGTGCGGACCCGTTCGGCAGCCGGGTACTCAAGGTGATCCGTGGCGAGGGCATCGACGTCAACCGGGTGCAGCGAGATCCTGTGGCGCCAACCGGACTCATGTTCAAGGAAGTGCGTCCGGGCAATGCAACCAAAGTGTTCTATTACCGGAAAAACTCGGCCGCCACGGCGCTGCGGCCGGAACAATTCGCGGGCTTGGCGGCCCGTTACCTTTTCGTGACCGGGATCACTCCTGCCATCAGCCCTTCGAATCGTGAATTGACCTTGGCCGTGGTCGACCAGTTTCGAGCGACAGGCGCCAAAATCGTTTTCGATCCGAATATGCGGTTCCGGCTTTGGGGCGCCAAGGAGGCGCGCCCGGTCCTGCTGGAACTGGCCCGGCGGGCTGACGTTTTGCTGCCAAGCCAGGTAGAGGCTGAACTGCTGGCGGAAACGAACGACCTCGATCGTGCACGGGAGCGCCTGCTCGAATTGGGGCCCACCCAGGTGGCGATCAAACTCGGCGGCGAGGGCGCCCGATTCGCGGATGGCCCGCGGAGAGGCACGGTGCCGCCGTTTGCCGTGCCCGAGGTTGACCCGGTCGGAGCCGGCGACGCCTTTTGCGCCGGGGTCATATCCGGGTTGCTCGATAAGGTCGATTTCCCGGATGCCGTTCGCCGTGGCGCCGCTCTGGGCGCATTTTGCGTCGCTTGCCAAGGTGACTACGCCGGCCTGCCCACCCGGGCCGAACTGGAGACCTTTTTGGCCGGGCAAACCGAGCCGGGGCGCTGA